The following are encoded in a window of Brevibacillus sp. DP1.3A genomic DNA:
- a CDS encoding DNA and RNA helicase codes for MFSHLYPNFHKGRILKREMLENLRDYPRHFVDLYFQDYTDGIISGMDVMIGEGHLTVGRGIVKHQGRIYLFDREERVPYEAIGMETVLKIRFQEETSLTDYYVYETSYVLDQEIESRPDERELGRFKLKQGARLRGDYQDLADMATEFNTWNIVHVEHAGRNEPTLAPYILRYFANEMLKTVTNHPYDLAFAMQCLNADRVERGLILHYVGNRLGTGYREYTNLQILKYLARILDDAKSGGKSSKTEWKTGGRQRVIVD; via the coding sequence GTGTTTTCCCATCTCTATCCCAATTTTCATAAAGGGCGAATTCTCAAGCGAGAGATGCTTGAGAATCTGCGTGATTACCCGCGGCACTTTGTAGATTTATACTTTCAGGATTATACAGACGGCATTATTTCCGGGATGGATGTAATGATAGGCGAAGGGCACCTCACTGTCGGCAGAGGGATCGTCAAGCATCAAGGACGCATTTACTTGTTCGACCGCGAAGAGCGTGTCCCTTATGAGGCCATAGGTATGGAGACGGTGCTCAAGATTCGCTTTCAAGAGGAGACTTCGCTGACCGACTATTACGTTTACGAGACGTCGTATGTTCTCGATCAGGAGATAGAGTCACGCCCGGATGAAAGGGAGTTGGGGCGCTTCAAGCTCAAGCAAGGGGCAAGGCTTCGCGGGGATTATCAGGATTTAGCCGATATGGCGACCGAATTCAATACGTGGAATATCGTGCATGTCGAACATGCCGGGAGAAACGAGCCAACACTTGCTCCCTACATCCTGCGGTATTTTGCGAATGAAATGCTGAAAACGGTCACCAATCACCCGTATGATCTCGCCTTTGCCATGCAGTGCTTGAATGCGGACAGAGTAGAGCGGGGGCTCATTCTTCATTATGTAGGCAACAGACTGGGGACTGGTTACCGCGAGTACACGAATCTACAGATTCTCAAATACCTCGCACGCATATTGGATGACGCCAAGAGTGGCGGAAAGTCCTCAAAAACGGAGTGGAAAACAGGCGGGCGTCAGCGGGTTATTGTTGATTAA
- a CDS encoding contractile injection system protein, VgrG/Pvc8 family: MSLPVIAYNNLQISPYQLTHLVELTITKKINEHARLTFTGIVPEELKDSYVEMTEAQTPIEISQVDNEGNATPLFAGIVLEIGIKAVRDVYYLYVEAVSPTYNLDVKRKSRSFQNKAMTYGALLKTIAGEYPGMDIMDMASNGGKLGSFTMQYQETDWQFLKRLASRFQTGLMPASVFEKPKFSFGVPEGASKGKLDDFHYRVRKNLNEYRHSSENGVKGVDENDYIFYEVETDRVLDLGNGVDFKGKSLYVYEAYTEMKKGLLKHKYLLASKKGMSQKPLHNSLIVGASVQGKVIEVSKDNVKIHLDIDESQNKSEAHWFPYSSVYTAEGNSGWYCMPELDDYVRVYFPSNKESDGIAISSVRKNSDEGETNKLGNPDIKYFRTANGKELMFSPSEVLLSAKDGEILIRMTDADGIQIFSKKNIKVVSEKDILMDSATKVIISAKEEISLTCKESNIKMDGNTSIVGQELKTN, translated from the coding sequence ATGAGTCTTCCTGTCATTGCCTACAACAATTTGCAAATCTCTCCTTATCAATTGACGCATCTGGTAGAACTGACGATTACGAAAAAGATCAATGAGCATGCCCGCCTTACATTTACGGGGATCGTACCAGAAGAATTGAAGGACAGCTATGTAGAAATGACGGAAGCACAGACCCCGATCGAAATCAGTCAGGTGGATAACGAAGGCAACGCCACGCCGCTTTTTGCGGGGATAGTTCTGGAGATAGGTATCAAGGCCGTACGAGACGTTTATTATTTGTACGTCGAAGCCGTCTCGCCTACGTACAATCTCGACGTGAAGCGCAAGAGTCGTTCGTTTCAAAACAAAGCCATGACCTACGGTGCCCTTTTGAAAACAATCGCAGGAGAATACCCAGGCATGGATATTATGGACATGGCCTCCAATGGCGGGAAGCTGGGCTCCTTTACCATGCAGTATCAGGAGACGGATTGGCAATTTCTCAAGCGGCTTGCTTCGCGTTTTCAAACTGGACTGATGCCAGCATCCGTTTTTGAAAAGCCAAAGTTCAGCTTTGGTGTGCCAGAGGGTGCATCGAAAGGCAAGCTGGACGATTTTCATTATCGGGTGCGCAAAAATTTGAATGAATACCGCCATTCCTCGGAAAACGGGGTCAAGGGTGTGGATGAAAATGACTACATCTTTTACGAGGTAGAGACGGACCGCGTGCTCGATTTGGGCAACGGTGTGGATTTCAAAGGGAAGAGCCTGTATGTGTATGAGGCCTATACCGAGATGAAGAAGGGCTTGCTCAAGCACAAGTATTTGCTTGCGTCCAAAAAAGGAATGAGCCAAAAGCCACTCCACAATTCGCTCATTGTAGGGGCATCGGTGCAAGGAAAAGTCATTGAAGTCTCAAAAGACAACGTCAAAATCCACCTCGATATCGATGAGAGCCAGAACAAGAGCGAGGCGCACTGGTTCCCGTACTCCTCGGTTTATACGGCCGAAGGAAACAGCGGTTGGTATTGCATGCCAGAGCTCGATGACTACGTCCGCGTCTATTTTCCGAGCAACAAGGAAAGTGACGGGATTGCGATCAGCTCTGTCCGGAAAAATTCAGACGAGGGCGAAACGAACAAGCTCGGGAATCCCGATATCAAATACTTCCGCACGGCCAATGGAAAAGAACTGATGTTCAGCCCGTCGGAGGTATTGCTTAGCGCAAAGGACGGGGAAATCCTCATTCGCATGACCGACGCGGACGGCATCCAGATATTCAGCAAGAAAAATATCAAGGTTGTCTCTGAAAAGGACATTTTGATGGACTCTGCCACGAAGGTGATTATCTCGGCGAAAGAGGAGATTAGTCTCACCTGCAAAGAGAGCAACATCAAGATGGACGGAAATACAAGCATCGTCGGGCAGGAGCTCAAAACCAATTGA
- a CDS encoding pentapeptide repeat-containing protein, producing MEREEALQHFKEHEVPKRTIASLHALDAYYQANKERLAKEFLRSFEAICRRVVDKQKQGTKGKLAYLTYSMLRTELIEGSSHYLLEATDSSWFFDPVECQTTYDASWAYHFLDRLADEWNEAARAYAGHVRLPDIERIKLVEAEKFHQYVVHLIRYAMVQAVQLEVFQQVDKEPELEVRVGEYLDQSEIVYCLDTRHKDSEMIRAWLEEKQELEYGYKVLAGLDLGQGQFDGLDLRYSDLSDSQLTKANLRESVLVGTRWHRAQLKAVDFGDSLIHGADFTGANLLGASFREASGPRGLLEPDAWEMPGFDGVLFVGADLTGTDFTGADLRGADFTDAILTGANFSGALLERAVFSKESRESILLDELQERHVVWREGNQV from the coding sequence ATGGAGAGAGAGGAAGCCTTGCAGCATTTCAAGGAGCACGAGGTGCCGAAGCGAACCATCGCCAGCCTGCATGCCTTGGATGCTTACTATCAGGCGAATAAAGAGAGGCTGGCAAAAGAATTTCTTCGTTCATTTGAAGCAATATGCCGACGCGTGGTTGATAAGCAGAAGCAAGGGACAAAGGGCAAGCTGGCGTACTTGACCTATTCCATGCTGCGTACGGAGCTCATTGAGGGCAGTAGTCATTATTTGCTGGAAGCTACGGACAGCAGTTGGTTTTTCGATCCGGTGGAGTGTCAAACCACTTATGATGCGAGCTGGGCGTACCACTTTTTGGATCGGCTCGCAGACGAATGGAACGAGGCTGCCAGAGCGTATGCCGGACACGTAAGACTTCCCGATATCGAACGGATCAAGCTCGTGGAGGCAGAGAAGTTTCATCAATATGTCGTTCATCTAATCCGTTATGCCATGGTGCAGGCTGTTCAGTTGGAAGTCTTTCAACAGGTGGACAAGGAGCCGGAGCTGGAGGTGCGTGTCGGAGAATATTTGGATCAAAGCGAGATCGTGTACTGTCTGGACACTCGCCACAAAGATTCTGAGATGATCCGTGCTTGGCTGGAGGAGAAGCAAGAGCTGGAATACGGCTACAAGGTTTTGGCTGGCCTCGATCTGGGACAAGGGCAATTCGATGGTCTTGATCTTCGTTATTCGGACCTCTCTGACAGTCAGCTAACGAAAGCGAACCTTCGCGAAAGTGTTTTGGTCGGAACGAGATGGCATCGTGCCCAGCTAAAAGCGGTTGATTTCGGCGACAGTCTCATTCATGGAGCGGATTTTACCGGAGCAAATCTGCTAGGCGCGAGCTTTCGTGAAGCATCCGGGCCAAGGGGGCTTTTGGAACCAGATGCGTGGGAGATGCCCGGTTTTGATGGCGTCTTGTTCGTCGGGGCGGACTTGACCGGGACAGATTTTACTGGGGCCGACCTGCGCGGCGCAGACTTTACAGATGCGATTTTAACTGGGGCGAATTTTAGCGGAGCGCTTCTGGAGAGAGCCGTATTCTCGAAGGAATCTAGGGAGTCCATTCTGTTGGATGAGCTTCAGGAGCGACATGTCGTTTGGCGAGAGGGGAATCAGGTATGA
- a CDS encoding imm11 family protein, with protein sequence MNYFILSQDERIASAVEPTNVFDVIRQEWLTPDYQEELDEAIIQFDIKQKKENDYLDFLDRPIPLYSNRLKTIIHKFAPKLFVKSVVLVDRERIKQDLYWMMILPRVNCLSEQSEFHRDGSLKRLVLDPEKIGRHTIFQIEGIREPYIIIDLRLAEALLRRDFFGIRLKKADQAGRRMSHAHD encoded by the coding sequence ATGAATTATTTCATCTTGTCACAGGACGAGCGAATCGCGAGTGCGGTAGAGCCAACTAACGTTTTTGACGTCATCCGGCAGGAGTGGCTGACGCCAGATTATCAGGAAGAGCTTGACGAGGCGATCATCCAGTTCGACATCAAGCAAAAGAAAGAGAACGACTACCTGGATTTTCTCGACAGACCGATCCCGCTCTATTCCAACCGCTTAAAGACAATCATCCACAAGTTCGCGCCGAAGCTGTTCGTCAAATCCGTCGTGCTCGTAGACAGGGAGCGGATCAAACAGGATTTGTACTGGATGATGATTCTGCCGCGTGTGAACTGTTTGTCAGAGCAAAGCGAGTTTCACAGGGACGGCTCACTCAAAAGGCTGGTTCTCGATCCAGAAAAGATTGGGCGTCATACGATTTTTCAAATCGAAGGGATTCGTGAACCGTATATCATCATCGATTTGCGGCTGGCGGAAGCTTTGCTGCGCAGGGACTTTTTCGGTATCCGCTTGAAAAAAGCAGACCAAGCAGGGAGGAGAATGAGTCATGCCCATGATTGA
- a CDS encoding DUF4280 domain-containing protein, giving the protein MPMIEDVDVVPSSAPKKSYVVAGAILSCDYGSQQNKLKTPFSHGVYIRNQAQMNVNDYMPQVNIMPFGKCRCEINPTVAAATAANNGVLKPMPCVPMVTMPWIEGKADVLVENHPALLNTSTNMCVYGGCIRIEDDGQEQ; this is encoded by the coding sequence ATGCCCATGATTGAAGATGTCGATGTTGTACCGTCGTCCGCCCCGAAGAAAAGCTACGTTGTGGCAGGAGCAATTCTCTCGTGCGACTACGGGAGCCAGCAGAACAAGCTGAAAACGCCGTTTAGTCATGGCGTGTACATTCGCAACCAGGCACAGATGAACGTGAATGATTATATGCCGCAAGTGAACATCATGCCGTTTGGCAAATGCCGTTGCGAAATAAATCCAACTGTCGCAGCTGCTACTGCTGCCAACAACGGTGTACTCAAGCCGATGCCATGCGTTCCCATGGTCACCATGCCATGGATCGAAGGTAAGGCAGATGTACTCGTGGAAAATCATCCCGCCCTGTTAAACACCAGCACGAACATGTGCGTATATGGAGGCTGCATTCGCATCGAAGACGACGGACAGGAGCAATAG
- a CDS encoding RHS repeat-associated core domain-containing protein, translating into MNTTEKLAGYENIQLVSPFEIQSLQDVRIVKKVNEHARLFVTGIIPEEKSDRYIEMATSEDTVALNLVENGSLTKTLFKGLVDSVSVNFVHGVYHLELEAVSHTQRMDGQRKMRSFQHKQMTYASLLDEITKDYPGSDYLDHASNGAPLGTIAIQYQETDWEFLKRLASRFGSILVAEAVADKPKFWFGLPEGRTAQLTDASYTISKRLSPFMETTENGYAAGMSENDFLTYEVESGQVLQLGDRVNYQGKELVVAGSTTRIDHALLIHTYQLMPEAGIRQNPIRNDDICGAALEGKIIDIQKDTVKIHLDIDPKQPKAEASWFPYATVYSAEGNSGFHCMPQMGDSVKLYFSTPDEEGAMAVSSVRKGGGSTAKTGNPGIKYWGTNFGKELMMGGKELVLTAKESEEGNIFIKLHEEDGIEIHSMHPIVFSSEKDMEITSDTKVEIKAKEAIYLMCSTSSMILDGEVDIQAPKIEMVGLTKAPVVVEDLPQEEEEEEVVEEEQEEEDSGWGFLDSLQLGLDIVGMIPVIGEVADVVNAGISVARGDYAGAAMSLAAAIPGAGTAVTAAKLTTKAVKATKAMSKATKAVKAADKALGVSKAVKATANAASAVKGKVVTAARNIQESLSKLEAVQKLKKSMLGKFMQKPVVKEVLKEAGSEALDYATDGVFSTVAGMAGRRKKVRVTDKNTNRLKKRNVKKAKLKSCLRDPIHGGTGAQFIVHPALKLYGAETWTFELHYNSLLLQEGALGKAWTHNYEMSLEFLDETREEVTVWWNTGRANTFTRVQDGLYRSNDADVFFDELRERQDGYTLWVKETRETYDFARNGQALRHTVAAGMSLLFSYDQHGRLNRLTEERSRRAFSLEYGTDGLVSALSDGTRSLRFSYDADRRMTRYTNPNGVVTDLSYTGNDQLESLASDGVIVYTNTFDEEGRIICQTDAAGIPGYIHYDTESRPGMMVTTFTDGNGNVEVMLHDDNGQLLEKTEKDGTVTKYSYNEWGQTTSETNGAGETTTYTYDNRGNLVKETDPLGNTTTYTYNENDLMTAEEDAEGGVTTYAYDEYERLVSMTRPDGCTSSIGYNEHGQRSTYIDFTGAKTTYHYDGQGMLVSAQDPEGRIFRVGFDPTGRMTTFTDAFGGSLRQVFDANDNLVGVTDPLGRMHSFTYDTQDCREEETTPTGASTKIGYTITEKVESITNAYGEATRYEYDKEWQIVGVVDPTGAKTSLERDAMGRVTSITDPLGNTQRYEYDAAGRLLAVYDATGQKVSGLTYDGAGNVLAHIDGLGRTTQYQFNKLHQVIATTNAAGQKNKFSYDAAARLTEVLENEAAVYKQQYDGEGRLTSYTDANGNATSLSYDASGLLLAERNATGEGTTYRYDKRGWLTDKTNARGQETHYRYDAAGQLIEQQDEAGTVRRSFDAEGRVVSVKEDGKDTKRRTYDLLGRIVSSTDQYGNTLQYTYDAGGRLATLVYPDGKTVRYTYGLAGQLTTVTDWVGRVTRYTYDENYRLIRTERPNGTVEQRHYDAAGQLLRLWDQNAQGVMLQQYRFVYNELGQIIQEEEKQYTYDALRRLTSGAMAGRKILYTYDQGGNITAIGDSGSSLAVAMTYAKDNRLDTVDDQQVQYDEDGNLLLLPGKQQPETYAYDARNRLVRAGQARYTYDAEYVRTSMTWNGKTTRYVVDQNADLTQVLMELEENGAGKAYYVYGLGLIGREDAHGDYLSYHADTRGSTTLLTNENGRVTDRYTYGLYGELEEHEGRTKQPFCYNGHDGVMTDPNGLYYMRARYYHPGLKRFLNRDVLQGDMTDGQTFNRFAYVNGDPIGFIDPLGLMKCSNLPNISQRHDEIAHGGYYGRKQQRINDYKNKTGKWATRKSDDDVIEVNPKDVNFAQISINRSFDTPNGKISIKKAIQQGPEQVKNFPPISVVNVKGQLVARDGNSRLYVALETKAEKIKVRIEKDIDSFRDLTKRLRNNGLPNEGTMKPPTPR; encoded by the coding sequence ATGAATACGACAGAGAAGCTGGCCGGATACGAGAATATCCAGTTGGTCTCACCCTTTGAAATCCAAAGCCTGCAAGATGTCAGAATCGTGAAGAAAGTCAATGAGCACGCCAGATTGTTCGTCACCGGAATCATCCCGGAGGAGAAAAGCGACCGCTACATTGAGATGGCGACGAGCGAGGATACAGTTGCGCTAAATTTGGTGGAAAACGGTTCGCTTACGAAGACATTGTTCAAAGGACTCGTGGATTCCGTCAGTGTGAACTTTGTTCACGGCGTGTACCATTTGGAGCTGGAAGCGGTCTCGCATACGCAGCGAATGGATGGTCAGCGCAAGATGCGCTCTTTTCAACATAAACAAATGACGTATGCCAGTCTGCTCGATGAAATCACGAAGGACTATCCCGGTTCGGATTATTTGGACCATGCTTCGAACGGAGCGCCGCTGGGAACCATCGCCATCCAGTATCAGGAGACAGATTGGGAGTTTTTAAAGCGACTGGCCTCCCGCTTCGGCTCTATTCTCGTCGCAGAGGCTGTCGCGGATAAGCCAAAGTTCTGGTTTGGCTTGCCCGAGGGACGTACCGCCCAATTGACAGACGCTAGCTACACCATCAGCAAAAGGCTGTCGCCCTTTATGGAAACGACAGAAAACGGCTACGCGGCAGGTATGTCGGAAAACGATTTTCTCACCTATGAAGTAGAAAGCGGACAGGTCCTCCAGCTCGGAGACCGCGTGAACTACCAAGGCAAAGAGTTGGTCGTCGCCGGGTCAACAACAAGGATCGACCATGCCCTACTCATTCACACCTATCAACTCATGCCCGAAGCAGGCATCCGTCAAAACCCTATCCGCAACGACGACATATGCGGCGCTGCCCTGGAAGGTAAGATCATCGACATCCAGAAGGACACCGTCAAAATCCACCTCGACATCGATCCGAAGCAGCCCAAGGCAGAGGCGAGCTGGTTCCCGTATGCCACGGTTTACTCGGCAGAGGGCAACAGCGGCTTTCACTGCATGCCGCAAATGGGCGACTCCGTCAAGCTGTACTTCTCCACACCAGATGAAGAAGGCGCCATGGCAGTCAGCTCCGTGCGAAAGGGTGGAGGTAGCACGGCGAAAACGGGCAATCCCGGCATTAAGTACTGGGGAACCAACTTCGGCAAAGAGCTGATGATGGGTGGCAAGGAGCTCGTTCTTACTGCGAAGGAGAGCGAAGAAGGCAATATTTTTATCAAACTGCACGAAGAGGACGGCATCGAGATTCACAGCATGCATCCGATCGTATTTTCCTCGGAAAAAGATATGGAGATTACGTCAGATACGAAGGTCGAGATCAAGGCTAAGGAAGCGATCTACCTCATGTGCAGCACCAGCAGCATGATTTTGGACGGGGAAGTGGATATTCAAGCGCCGAAGATTGAGATGGTAGGGCTGACGAAGGCGCCTGTGGTTGTGGAGGATTTGCCGCAGGAAGAGGAAGAGGAAGAAGTCGTCGAAGAGGAGCAGGAGGAAGAGGATTCTGGATGGGGTTTTCTCGATAGTCTACAGCTTGGACTCGATATCGTCGGAATGATCCCTGTCATCGGAGAAGTCGCAGACGTCGTCAATGCGGGGATATCTGTCGCACGTGGCGATTATGCTGGAGCCGCTATGTCCCTTGCAGCCGCGATTCCAGGTGCGGGTACGGCAGTGACTGCGGCAAAGCTGACGACGAAAGCAGTGAAGGCAACAAAAGCGATGTCCAAGGCAACGAAAGCGGTCAAAGCAGCGGACAAAGCACTGGGTGTATCGAAAGCGGTCAAGGCGACTGCCAATGCAGCAAGTGCGGTGAAAGGCAAGGTCGTCACTGCTGCGCGGAACATTCAGGAGAGCTTGAGCAAGCTTGAGGCTGTGCAGAAGCTGAAGAAGAGCATGCTCGGCAAGTTCATGCAGAAGCCTGTTGTGAAAGAAGTACTAAAGGAAGCCGGATCTGAGGCATTAGATTATGCGACGGATGGTGTCTTCTCAACCGTTGCGGGAATGGCCGGACGCCGTAAAAAAGTTCGAGTGACAGACAAGAACACCAATAGGCTGAAAAAACGGAACGTCAAAAAAGCGAAGCTGAAAAGTTGCCTTCGAGACCCTATCCACGGAGGGACCGGAGCACAGTTTATCGTTCATCCTGCCCTCAAGCTGTATGGAGCCGAGACGTGGACGTTTGAGCTGCATTACAACTCCCTGCTTTTGCAAGAGGGAGCACTGGGCAAAGCATGGACACACAATTACGAAATGAGCCTGGAATTCCTGGATGAGACACGCGAAGAAGTTACGGTTTGGTGGAATACTGGCCGCGCCAATACCTTTACTCGTGTTCAGGACGGATTATACCGGTCCAACGATGCGGATGTCTTTTTTGACGAACTGAGGGAAAGACAAGACGGCTATACGTTGTGGGTCAAGGAAACGAGAGAGACGTACGATTTTGCCAGAAATGGACAAGCACTTCGCCATACGGTGGCTGCCGGAATGTCTCTGCTCTTTAGCTATGACCAGCATGGCAGGCTGAATCGCTTGACAGAAGAGCGGAGTCGCCGAGCGTTTTCTTTGGAGTATGGGACGGATGGCTTGGTATCAGCATTGTCAGATGGGACTCGTTCCCTTCGCTTTTCGTACGATGCCGACCGCAGGATGACTCGCTACACCAATCCCAATGGTGTTGTCACTGACTTGTCCTATACAGGAAATGACCAATTGGAATCTCTAGCATCCGATGGTGTCATCGTCTACACGAATACGTTTGACGAAGAAGGGCGCATCATCTGCCAGACAGATGCGGCAGGCATCCCTGGTTATATTCACTACGATACCGAGAGCCGTCCGGGCATGATGGTCACGACCTTCACAGATGGCAATGGGAATGTCGAGGTTATGCTCCATGACGACAATGGCCAGTTGCTGGAGAAGACCGAGAAGGATGGGACGGTCACCAAATACTCCTATAATGAGTGGGGCCAAACAACTTCTGAAACAAACGGAGCGGGCGAAACAACCACTTACACGTATGACAATCGCGGGAATCTGGTAAAAGAGACAGATCCTCTTGGCAATACAACGACGTATACGTACAACGAAAATGACCTCATGACAGCAGAAGAAGACGCGGAAGGCGGAGTCACGACTTACGCCTATGATGAATACGAGCGGCTGGTCAGCATGACAAGACCAGATGGCTGCACCTCTTCTATCGGGTATAACGAGCACGGGCAAAGAAGCACTTATATCGATTTTACAGGAGCAAAAACTACTTATCATTACGATGGACAGGGAATGCTAGTTTCCGCTCAGGACCCAGAAGGGCGTATCTTCCGTGTTGGCTTCGACCCTACAGGCAGGATGACAACCTTTACGGATGCTTTTGGGGGTTCGCTACGTCAGGTATTCGATGCCAATGATAATCTTGTTGGTGTCACAGATCCTCTCGGAAGGATGCATTCCTTTACGTACGATACACAGGATTGTCGCGAAGAGGAGACAACGCCTACCGGAGCATCGACGAAGATCGGCTACACGATTACGGAAAAAGTAGAATCTATAACGAACGCCTATGGTGAAGCCACTCGTTATGAGTACGACAAGGAATGGCAGATCGTTGGGGTGGTAGATCCAACCGGGGCGAAGACCAGCCTCGAACGCGATGCCATGGGCAGAGTGACGTCTATCACCGATCCGTTGGGGAACACCCAGCGCTATGAATACGATGCGGCGGGACGTTTACTGGCCGTCTATGATGCAACCGGACAGAAGGTGAGCGGGCTCACCTATGATGGCGCGGGCAATGTTCTTGCCCATATAGACGGACTCGGAAGAACAACCCAATACCAATTCAACAAGCTTCATCAAGTCATTGCCACAACGAATGCGGCTGGACAAAAAAACAAGTTTTCCTATGACGCAGCCGCAAGACTAACGGAGGTATTGGAAAATGAAGCAGCCGTATACAAGCAGCAATACGACGGAGAAGGACGTCTAACGAGCTATACGGATGCTAATGGCAATGCCACCTCTCTATCCTACGATGCCAGTGGTTTGCTTTTAGCTGAACGCAATGCTACCGGAGAAGGAACGACCTACCGCTATGATAAGCGCGGGTGGCTGACCGACAAGACCAATGCGCGTGGTCAGGAAACGCACTACCGCTACGATGCAGCCGGACAGCTCATTGAGCAGCAGGACGAAGCGGGGACTGTTCGCAGGTCTTTCGACGCCGAGGGTCGCGTGGTAAGTGTCAAAGAAGATGGAAAAGACACCAAGCGCCGTACCTACGATCTTTTGGGACGAATCGTCTCCAGTACAGATCAGTATGGGAATACGCTACAGTACACCTATGATGCGGGGGGCAGACTGGCAACGCTCGTCTATCCAGATGGCAAGACGGTTCGCTATACCTATGGTCTCGCAGGTCAATTGACCACGGTCACAGACTGGGTAGGTCGTGTTACAAGGTACACGTACGATGAAAATTACCGCCTCATCCGTACAGAGCGACCGAACGGTACAGTAGAGCAGCGTCACTATGACGCAGCCGGACAGCTACTGCGTCTTTGGGATCAAAATGCGCAAGGCGTCATGCTCCAGCAATATCGGTTTGTGTACAACGAGCTCGGGCAGATCATCCAAGAGGAAGAAAAGCAGTACACCTATGATGCCCTGCGGCGCCTGACGAGCGGAGCCATGGCAGGGCGAAAGATTCTCTATACCTATGACCAGGGCGGGAATATTACTGCTATTGGGGATTCAGGTTCGAGTCTTGCTGTGGCGATGACGTACGCCAAGGACAATCGGTTGGACACGGTAGATGATCAACAGGTTCAGTATGACGAGGACGGCAACCTTCTGCTGCTCCCGGGCAAGCAACAGCCAGAAACGTATGCGTACGATGCCCGCAATCGTCTCGTCCGTGCCGGACAAGCTCGCTACACCTATGATGCTGAATACGTGCGCACCTCGATGACATGGAACGGTAAGACGACACGGTATGTGGTCGATCAAAACGCTGACCTGACTCAGGTTCTTATGGAACTGGAGGAAAATGGAGCAGGCAAAGCGTATTATGTATATGGACTGGGGCTCATTGGTCGTGAGGATGCCCATGGCGATTATTTGTCCTATCACGCGGATACACGCGGAAGCACGACCCTGTTGACGAACGAGAATGGTCGGGTCACTGACCGTTATACCTACGGATTGTACGGGGAACTGGAAGAGCACGAGGGTAGGACGAAACAGCCGTTTTGTTATAACGGCCACGATGGAGTCATGACCGATCCGAATGGGTTGTATTACATGCGGGCGCGGTATTACCATCCGGGGTTGAAGCGGTTCCTGAATCGTGATGTGCTCCAAGGGGACATGACGGACGGACAGACGTTTAACCGTTTTGCTTATGTGAATGGGGATCCGATTGGGTTCATTGATCCGTTGGGATTGATGAAGTGTTCCAATCTCCCGAATATTTCACAAAGGCATGACGAAATTGCGCATGGCGGATACTACGGAAGAAAGCAACAAAGAATCAATGATTATAAGAATAAGACTGGAAAATGGGCAACTCGTAAATCTGATGATGACGTAATTGAGGTTAACCCTAAAGATGTAAATTTTGCACAAATTTCAATAAACAGATCTTTTGATACTCCGAATGGTAAGATTTCAATTAAGAAAGCTATACAGCAAGGACCAGAACAGGTGAAGAATTTCCCACCAATCAGTGTAGTAAATGTAAAAGGTCAACTTGTAGCTAGAGATGGGAATAGCCGTTTGTATGTTGCATTAGAAACTAAAGCGGAAAAGATTAAGGTGAGAATTGAAAAAGATATTGATAGTTTTAGAGACCTTACAAAAAGACTAAGAAATAACGGTCTTCCTAATGAAGGAACTATGAAACCACCAACACCAAGGTAG
- a CDS encoding RHS repeat-associated core domain-containing protein, giving the protein MYGELEVHEGRTKQPFCYNGRDGVMTDPNGLYYMRARYYHPGLKRFLNRDVLQGDMTDGQTFNRFAYVNGDPIGFIDPLGLMKCEPRKPIFADNNFLIAAAEKGDIKALEIIREGKTYITPNQLHEFLNVRTKSQKKLRKSFLKQEGVEVFGGAKAKAIS; this is encoded by the coding sequence TTGTACGGGGAACTGGAAGTACACGAGGGCAGGACGAAACAGCCGTTTTGCTATAACGGCCGCGATGGAGTCATGACCGATCCGAATGGGTTGTATTACATGCGGGCGCGGTATTACCATCCGGGGTTGAAGCGGTTCCTGAATCGAGATGTGCTCCAAGGGGATATGACGGATGGGCAGACGTTTAACCGTTTTGCTTATGTGAATGGGGATCCGATTGGGTTCATTGATCCGTTGGGGTTGATGAAGTGTGAACCAAGAAAACCTATTTTCGCAGATAACAATTTCTTGATTGCCGCTGCTGAAAAAGGTGACATTAAAGCTTTAGAAATTATTCGTGAAGGAAAAACTTATATTACACCAAACCAATTACATGAATTTCTTAATGTTCGTACGAAAAGTCAAAAAAAATTGCGTAAGTCATTTTTAAAACAAGAAGGTGTGGAAGTTTTTGGAGGCGCTAAGGCAAAAGCAATATCATAA